The proteins below are encoded in one region of Ereboglobus luteus:
- a CDS encoding immunoglobulin domain-containing protein, producing the protein MKLKLPLLALPALAAILALAPATRAADIFWGGGNGAITDDNWYSDVALTTPATRANNHTINLASGTLRITDNATVYDSNIGLAAGDNAAVIVSGTWTNTNLEISIGGVSGTSVLFPAPTGGAGALTILGSGSVRAYTFYVGSYGSGTFHLAKGAELTNTANAWFGRNAAPAPAYNKATIDGTWNVGGSFNLGNAVNHTSDVTVNGLLNITGATGTFRIAYAGQTTVAGAASIGVLRIPQTGTVVFSGTETTLGHFGRGSTDDYYSNASGTAIVDGVWLQNNATLIVGRSGAGHLHIGQTGTVSAGRHTIIGQYKIFNAKHPVGSPADGPSGGTLIVDGYFSTGTYVHVASSANSLGNVDVSGRWAVGTSFQVGYQGSGTLNITETGTVTVGTYSSLGGQNSGHGTATVAGLWTNKTHFYLGRNPTVSPAAGNVGTGILTILPTGTVTVGGDFRAAASANSGQSNNAGVYSSGTASVAGLLDISGNLALGELGDAHLHIVSDGAVLVGGNYSQNAQSSLAVTPDSARTTPRVTIAGGATLGGALRLEGVGDFATPADKSGDLRSAFVLLAGGGITGDFATITPALSGATGLPDYIFLGKNILNLSEYRIGRFLAWNAPAANAHGVFTVDEGKAFTIDTPLADRFGALASGWDGKSLAKKGAGTLVLADAGTRTGDTAIESGTLRVATPAVSLGNLVNNATLDLGGSISGGFHTATATTLAGSGTIVLAINPDTSTGDRLVITGNATGAYTIRVSINGEPTTPTPAQLENIKTNLISVGGSNTATFTDAATPAGMIVAFSAQGGSVTPSQKTVSVGVAYGALPTPTHTNTNATFAGWWTAPNGGTQVTAATIVAASHILYARWTIVPPAITPDAGMDLYGSIVDDTGAPVAGVVVSDGFQCVKTNANGIYQMKRTNKGGTTKARMVYYSTPENYAINTLGTPAKPGQAQFYTKLTDEQQRYDFNIVRLPAPEKDFILLAVGDPQVSNSTQLARYRNETIADMAQFAKTATLPTYAILLGDVCNDTLNMHIPIRDTTNLAGIPYFAVIGNHDHDKALGDGSHDYEASEAYENVYGPVNYSFNRGDVHVIGIDDILYTSQSAYGTGITNDIIEWIRQDLSFVPKTKTIIVAYHIPLRGNTAHKKLYDLLKDYADVHFFAGHTHYQQNLTFTISGSTKDITAYEHIHGGACGAWWNSLVNLDGAPNGYGVYTVSGNKLADWYSKPTGYSDTYQMRMYRGNTAFGSGTNTFTYNQAANVVVVDAWNSDPQWEIVAYENGVKAGTLTKLSARPDAYASGYHKGVLGRSTDSYSGNKNNHLYAYTMKNTAASVEIRATDRFGKTYTLSDFTTDLDEFPANYTSPEITVQPANATANAGQSVTLTATAAGTPAPWFKWQSSVNGATWTDVPAASAATLTLTTAASMDGMQYRFVATNVRGSATSDVAALTVNHAPVITKPPASQMAAEGESATFTVAATGNPAPTYQWQFAPSGGSTWADIAGETATSLTLTTITLAQRGTQYRCVASNGISPNATSDVAVLTVVSKALNDALEFMYELEAPAPAIITVTGTIDLSLVGGATVGHGKTIVGADGNSTITGNLTIPASASGIVIMGVNFTGGTLTIDGANDVDVSHCTFADAPVSITGNADNIAFSWNEFTATGGSGSAMTISNAGASTGILLHDNLWGDGLKSDMPSVTNAQVNMYNNYFTATGNTTATVAGEGAQILSVNNLYEGTNNPLTTQSTGKLHASGNDTTTTTGTTATGDDEVFVPAYSHTISPADAALVASITANAGNTAGKNSVPPAQTNGTASISATVTGAGSGTTASSAHVPALGAFTLTANATGFAPNSWQWYLDNFAIAGATSETYAVTNADKGTHAGTYAVALTATTGEIVTSGAFTVTVGELAAPVITTQPASKTIKVGDSTTFTVAATGDSLTYQWKKNGTDIPGATNANLVVTNAQKSDAGSYTVVVTNPAGSKTSNPATLTVNDASSGGGGGGGGAPSLFLLPAMLLLLAERSLRQRRKQ; encoded by the coding sequence ATGAAATTAAAACTCCCCCTCCTCGCCCTCCCCGCGCTCGCCGCAATCCTCGCCCTCGCGCCCGCGACCCGCGCCGCCGACATCTTTTGGGGCGGCGGCAACGGTGCCATCACCGACGATAACTGGTATTCCGACGTCGCTCTCACGACCCCCGCTACTCGCGCCAACAACCACACCATCAACCTCGCCAGCGGCACGCTTCGCATCACCGACAACGCCACCGTTTACGACAGCAACATTGGTCTCGCCGCTGGCGACAATGCCGCCGTCATCGTTTCCGGCACGTGGACCAACACCAACCTCGAAATCTCCATCGGCGGCGTTAGCGGCACCAGCGTGCTTTTCCCCGCCCCGACCGGTGGCGCCGGCGCGCTCACCATCCTCGGCTCCGGTTCCGTTCGTGCCTACACCTTTTACGTTGGCAGTTACGGCTCGGGCACATTCCACCTCGCCAAAGGCGCCGAGCTCACCAACACCGCCAACGCTTGGTTCGGCCGCAACGCCGCCCCCGCCCCCGCCTACAACAAAGCCACCATCGACGGCACATGGAACGTTGGCGGATCCTTTAATCTCGGCAATGCCGTCAACCACACCAGCGATGTCACGGTCAACGGCCTGCTTAACATTACTGGCGCCACCGGCACCTTTAGAATTGCCTACGCGGGACAGACCACCGTCGCCGGCGCCGCATCCATTGGCGTGCTAAGAATACCCCAGACAGGCACCGTCGTCTTCAGCGGCACCGAGACCACCCTCGGCCATTTCGGACGGGGATCCACCGATGACTACTATAGCAATGCCTCCGGCACCGCCATTGTTGACGGCGTTTGGTTGCAGAACAACGCTACTCTCATTGTCGGGCGCTCCGGCGCGGGGCATCTTCATATTGGACAAACGGGCACTGTCAGCGCCGGACGACACACCATCATCGGCCAGTATAAGATTTTTAACGCCAAGCACCCCGTCGGCAGCCCCGCCGACGGCCCCAGTGGCGGCACGCTTATTGTAGACGGTTATTTTAGCACCGGCACCTACGTTCACGTCGCTTCCAGTGCCAACTCGCTCGGCAATGTCGATGTCTCCGGGCGATGGGCAGTCGGCACCTCCTTCCAAGTCGGCTATCAGGGATCCGGCACGCTCAACATCACCGAAACCGGCACCGTCACTGTCGGCACCTACTCATCCCTCGGCGGCCAAAATAGCGGTCATGGCACCGCCACCGTCGCGGGACTCTGGACCAACAAGACCCACTTTTACCTTGGACGCAACCCCACCGTGTCCCCCGCCGCTGGCAACGTCGGCACCGGGATTCTCACTATTCTTCCCACCGGCACGGTCACTGTTGGCGGCGATTTTCGCGCCGCCGCCAGCGCAAATTCCGGGCAGAGCAACAACGCCGGCGTCTATTCCTCCGGCACCGCCAGCGTCGCCGGACTCCTCGACATCAGCGGCAACCTCGCCCTCGGCGAGCTTGGCGACGCCCATCTTCACATCGTCTCCGACGGCGCCGTCCTCGTTGGTGGCAACTACTCCCAAAACGCCCAGTCCTCGCTTGCCGTCACGCCCGACAGCGCGCGAACCACCCCCCGCGTCACCATCGCCGGAGGCGCCACGCTCGGCGGCGCGCTCCGACTCGAAGGCGTTGGGGATTTTGCCACGCCGGCCGACAAGTCCGGCGACCTCCGTTCAGCCTTCGTCCTGCTCGCCGGCGGCGGCATCACGGGTGACTTCGCCACCATCACGCCTGCCCTCTCCGGCGCCACCGGTCTCCCCGATTATATATTTCTCGGGAAAAATATTCTTAACTTAAGCGAATACCGTATCGGCCGCTTCCTCGCATGGAATGCCCCCGCCGCCAACGCCCACGGTGTTTTCACCGTTGACGAGGGCAAGGCCTTCACCATCGACACCCCTCTCGCCGACCGTTTCGGCGCCCTCGCCTCCGGTTGGGACGGAAAATCACTCGCCAAAAAAGGCGCAGGCACCCTGGTCCTCGCCGACGCCGGCACGCGCACAGGCGACACCGCCATCGAGTCAGGCACGCTCCGCGTCGCCACGCCTGCCGTTTCCCTTGGCAACCTCGTCAACAATGCCACCCTTGATCTCGGGGGCTCCATTTCCGGAGGTTTCCACACCGCCACCGCCACCACCCTTGCCGGATCCGGCACCATCGTTCTCGCCATCAACCCCGACACCAGCACTGGCGACCGCCTCGTCATCACCGGCAATGCCACCGGCGCATACACCATCCGCGTCTCGATAAACGGCGAGCCAACCACGCCCACTCCCGCACAGCTCGAAAACATTAAGACCAATTTGATCTCCGTCGGGGGCTCAAACACCGCAACCTTCACCGACGCGGCCACGCCCGCGGGCATGATAGTCGCGTTTTCCGCGCAAGGCGGCTCTGTCACGCCCTCGCAAAAAACGGTTTCCGTCGGCGTCGCCTACGGGGCGCTCCCGACACCCACTCACACCAACACCAACGCCACCTTCGCCGGCTGGTGGACCGCGCCCAACGGCGGCACACAAGTCACCGCCGCCACCATCGTCGCCGCCAGCCACATCCTTTACGCCCGCTGGACAATCGTCCCCCCGGCCATCACCCCCGACGCCGGCATGGACCTCTACGGCTCCATCGTTGACGACACCGGCGCGCCCGTCGCAGGTGTCGTTGTCAGCGACGGATTCCAATGCGTCAAAACCAACGCCAACGGCATCTACCAGATGAAACGCACGAACAAGGGTGGCACCACCAAGGCGCGCATGGTCTATTACTCCACGCCGGAAAACTACGCCATCAACACGCTCGGCACCCCCGCCAAGCCCGGGCAGGCGCAATTTTATACAAAACTCACCGACGAGCAGCAGCGCTACGATTTCAACATCGTCCGGCTCCCCGCGCCCGAAAAAGACTTCATCCTCCTCGCAGTCGGCGACCCCCAGGTGTCCAACAGCACTCAGCTTGCTCGCTACAGAAATGAAACCATCGCCGACATGGCCCAATTCGCCAAGACCGCCACCCTGCCAACCTACGCCATCCTCCTCGGCGATGTCTGCAACGACACCCTGAACATGCACATCCCCATACGCGACACCACCAACCTCGCGGGCATCCCCTACTTTGCCGTCATCGGAAACCACGACCACGACAAGGCCCTTGGCGATGGCAGCCACGACTACGAGGCCAGCGAAGCCTATGAAAACGTCTACGGCCCGGTTAACTACTCCTTCAATCGCGGCGACGTCCACGTCATCGGCATAGACGACATCCTCTACACTTCCCAAAGTGCCTACGGCACCGGCATCACCAACGATATTATTGAATGGATACGCCAGGATCTCAGTTTTGTCCCCAAGACAAAAACCATTATCGTCGCTTACCACATCCCGCTGCGTGGCAACACCGCCCACAAAAAACTCTACGATCTGCTCAAGGACTACGCCGACGTCCACTTCTTCGCCGGCCACACCCACTACCAGCAAAACCTCACCTTTACCATCAGCGGCTCCACCAAAGACATCACGGCCTACGAACACATTCACGGTGGCGCCTGCGGCGCATGGTGGAATTCCTTGGTCAATCTTGACGGCGCTCCCAACGGCTACGGCGTCTACACCGTCTCCGGCAACAAGCTCGCCGACTGGTATTCCAAGCCCACCGGCTACAGCGACACCTACCAAATGCGCATGTATCGCGGCAACACCGCCTTTGGCAGCGGCACCAATACCTTCACCTACAACCAAGCTGCGAATGTCGTTGTCGTTGACGCCTGGAACTCCGATCCCCAATGGGAAATCGTCGCCTACGAAAATGGCGTCAAGGCCGGCACATTGACAAAACTCAGCGCAAGGCCCGACGCCTATGCCAGCGGCTATCACAAGGGCGTCCTCGGACGCTCCACGGACAGTTACAGCGGCAACAAAAATAATCATTTGTATGCCTACACCATGAAAAACACAGCGGCCAGCGTCGAGATCCGCGCCACGGACCGCTTCGGAAAAACCTACACCCTGTCCGACTTTACCACCGACCTCGACGAGTTCCCTGCCAACTACACCTCGCCCGAAATCACCGTGCAACCGGCGAACGCCACTGCGAATGCCGGCCAGTCAGTCACTCTCACCGCAACAGCAGCCGGCACCCCGGCCCCCTGGTTCAAATGGCAATCCTCCGTCAATGGCGCCACCTGGACTGATGTCCCCGCCGCCAGCGCCGCCACGCTCACACTCACCACCGCCGCCTCGATGGACGGCATGCAATATCGCTTTGTTGCAACCAACGTGCGAGGCAGCGCCACCAGCGACGTTGCTGCGCTCACAGTCAACCATGCACCCGTCATCACCAAGCCGCCAGCAAGCCAAATGGCTGCTGAAGGGGAAAGCGCCACCTTCACCGTCGCCGCCACCGGAAACCCCGCGCCAACCTATCAATGGCAGTTCGCGCCTTCTGGCGGCAGCACATGGGCGGATATCGCTGGTGAAACTGCCACCTCGCTCACACTCACCACCATCACTCTTGCGCAACGAGGCACGCAATACCGCTGCGTTGCTTCGAATGGCATCAGTCCGAACGCCACCAGCGATGTCGCCGTCCTTACCGTTGTCAGCAAGGCGTTAAATGACGCGCTGGAATTCATGTATGAACTCGAAGCACCCGCCCCCGCAATAATCACTGTGACCGGCACGATTGATCTTTCACTGGTCGGCGGCGCAACCGTCGGCCACGGCAAAACCATCGTCGGCGCGGACGGCAACTCCACAATCACCGGCAACCTCACCATCCCGGCGAGCGCGAGCGGCATTGTCATCATGGGCGTCAACTTCACCGGCGGCACGCTGACCATCGACGGTGCGAACGACGTGGACGTTTCCCATTGCACCTTCGCCGACGCCCCCGTCTCCATCACCGGCAATGCCGACAACATCGCCTTCTCGTGGAATGAATTCACCGCAACGGGCGGCAGCGGCTCGGCGATGACCATCTCCAACGCGGGCGCTTCCACCGGCATCCTCCTGCACGACAACCTGTGGGGCGACGGACTGAAGTCAGACATGCCGAGCGTGACCAACGCGCAGGTTAACATGTATAACAATTACTTCACTGCGACGGGTAACACCACTGCGACCGTTGCTGGCGAAGGCGCGCAAATCCTCTCGGTCAACAACCTCTACGAGGGCACCAACAATCCGCTCACCACACAATCCACCGGCAAGCTGCATGCGTCGGGCAATGACACGACCACGACCACCGGCACGACCGCGACTGGCGACGACGAGGTGTTTGTCCCTGCGTATTCGCACACCATCAGCCCCGCCGACGCCGCATTGGTCGCCTCCATCACGGCAAACGCGGGCAACACCGCAGGCAAAAACTCCGTTCCGCCCGCGCAAACCAACGGCACCGCCAGCATCAGCGCAACCGTGACCGGCGCCGGTTCGGGCACGACCGCAAGCAGCGCCCATGTTCCCGCACTAGGAGCTTTCACGCTCACGGCGAACGCAACCGGCTTCGCCCCTAACTCGTGGCAATGGTATCTCGACAACTTTGCCATCGCAGGCGCGACCTCTGAGACCTACGCCGTGACCAACGCGGATAAGGGAACGCACGCCGGAACGTATGCAGTGGCATTGACGGCCACCACGGGCGAAATCGTGACCTCCGGCGCGTTCACGGTGACGGTGGGCGAACTCGCCGCGCCAGTCATCACGACGCAACCCGCGTCAAAAACAATCAAAGTGGGCGACAGCACGACATTCACGGTCGCGGCAACAGGCGACAGCTTGACCTACCAGTGGAAGAAAAACGGAACGGATATTCCCGGCGCGACCAATGCAAACCTGGTGGTAACCAACGCCCAAAAATCCGACGCCGGCAGCTACACCGTTGTCGTTACCAATCCCGCCGGTTCCAAAACCAGCAACCCCGCCACGCTCACGGTCAACGACGCGAGCTCCGGCGGCGGTGGAGGCGGAGGTGGCGCGCCTTCGCTATTCCTTCTCCCCGCCATGCTACTGCTTCTGGCAGAGCGAAGCCTCCGGCAGCGCCGAAAACAATAA
- a CDS encoding glycerophosphodiester phosphodiesterase, with the protein MKPRYLLLTSFVLSFSLQLFAQDQEIRVFSHRGGRLEHDENTMMAFKASYDAGYRGFETDIRMTKDGELVILHDSTLERTSNGKGAVEEKTAQEIRQLKTKKGNDFLFLDEFLDFLKDKPGLYVEFELKTKPVALYPEARLAEYCDKLYKAVMANKPADAQYLFTSSDYRGLRYLQSKYPGVDLLLITGKPCNDETIALCKALGIKRLGATMNGTSRSSVKKAHKEGLTVSLWPGLTVDDFMLGAYLGCDYMCTDIPLEVKKWAAEKTPWLKVKY; encoded by the coding sequence ATGAAACCACGTTATCTTCTTTTAACCTCGTTTGTCTTGTCCTTCAGTTTGCAGCTCTTTGCGCAGGATCAGGAAATACGCGTCTTTTCCCATCGTGGCGGACGCCTAGAGCATGATGAAAACACGATGATGGCCTTCAAGGCGAGCTATGATGCCGGCTATCGTGGTTTCGAAACGGATATTCGCATGACCAAAGACGGCGAATTGGTGATTCTGCACGACAGCACCCTTGAACGCACAAGCAACGGAAAAGGAGCCGTCGAAGAGAAAACCGCGCAGGAAATCCGACAACTGAAAACAAAGAAAGGAAACGACTTCCTTTTTCTGGATGAGTTTCTCGATTTTCTGAAGGACAAGCCGGGTTTATACGTGGAATTCGAGTTGAAAACGAAGCCCGTGGCGCTTTATCCGGAAGCGCGTTTGGCCGAGTATTGCGACAAGCTTTACAAGGCAGTCATGGCGAACAAGCCGGCCGACGCCCAATACCTATTCACTTCCAGCGATTATCGGGGATTGCGTTACCTGCAATCGAAATATCCGGGTGTGGATTTGCTTTTGATCACGGGCAAACCCTGCAACGACGAGACAATCGCACTATGCAAGGCACTCGGCATCAAACGGCTGGGGGCGACCATGAACGGAACAAGCCGGAGCAGTGTCAAAAAAGCGCACAAGGAAGGATTGACCGTCAGTTTGTGGCCGGGACTTACGGTGGACGATTTTATGCTGGGAGCCTATTTGGGCTGCGATTACATGTGCACCGACATTCCGCTTGAGGTCAAAAAATGGGCCGCTGAAAAGACGCCCTGGCTCAAAGTGAAGTATTAG
- a CDS encoding SGNH/GDSL hydrolase family protein — translation MHALPAFLALLLLSAGLSAADASKKAPQKEIVWHDASQWKPAGRAWDDTPSHYSRLPQRAEGKVTKAVWRLSRNSAGLVVYFRTNAPVIHTRHEVSGELAKPHMTATGVSGLDLYARAPNGQWRWAGSSKPKNKIHEEKILNGATPEWRDYMLYLPLYNNTTSVEIGVPEGSGFEPVAPPQAKPIVYYGTSIAHGCSASRPGMTTPAILGRKLDTPVINLGFSGNGKMEPAMAGLVAEIDASVFVLDCLPNMSSLAADEITKRTENCIRAIRKKHPATPIILMEDRSYANAWILPRQFKKNETARAALRVAYETLAAEGVKGVTYVTGGQLFGDDDEGTVDSSHPSDLGMYRQAEILLPVLKRVLKE, via the coding sequence ATGCACGCGCTGCCCGCATTTTTGGCATTGCTGCTGCTTTCCGCCGGACTTTCCGCTGCGGACGCGTCCAAAAAAGCGCCACAAAAAGAAATCGTGTGGCACGATGCCTCGCAATGGAAACCCGCAGGCCGCGCTTGGGACGACACGCCCTCGCACTACTCGCGCCTCCCTCAACGCGCAGAGGGCAAGGTCACCAAGGCAGTCTGGCGACTCTCTCGCAACTCGGCGGGCCTCGTTGTCTATTTCAGAACCAACGCGCCGGTGATCCACACGCGCCACGAAGTCTCGGGCGAGTTGGCGAAACCGCACATGACCGCAACCGGCGTCAGCGGTCTCGACCTGTATGCGCGCGCTCCGAACGGCCAGTGGCGCTGGGCGGGCTCGTCGAAACCCAAGAACAAAATCCACGAGGAAAAAATCCTGAACGGCGCGACTCCCGAGTGGCGCGACTACATGCTCTACCTGCCGCTCTATAACAACACCACCTCGGTCGAAATCGGCGTCCCCGAGGGCAGCGGATTCGAGCCCGTCGCGCCGCCCCAGGCCAAGCCGATCGTTTATTACGGCACCTCCATCGCGCATGGGTGCTCCGCGTCGCGTCCCGGCATGACCACGCCGGCAATACTCGGACGCAAGCTCGACACGCCCGTCATCAACCTCGGTTTCTCCGGCAACGGCAAAATGGAACCGGCGATGGCCGGCCTCGTCGCGGAAATCGACGCTTCTGTCTTCGTGCTCGATTGCCTGCCCAACATGAGCTCGCTCGCCGCGGACGAGATTACCAAGCGCACGGAAAACTGCATCCGCGCCATCCGCAAAAAGCACCCGGCGACCCCGATCATATTGATGGAGGATCGCAGCTACGCGAACGCGTGGATACTGCCCCGGCAGTTCAAGAAAAACGAAACCGCCCGCGCGGCGCTGCGCGTCGCTTACGAAACCCTCGCCGCCGAAGGCGTGAAAGGCGTCACCTACGTCACCGGCGGCCAGTTGTTCGGCGACGACGACGAAGGCACCGTTGACAGCTCCCACCCCTCCGACCTCGGTATGTATCGCCAGGCCGAAATCCTCCTGCCCGTGCTCAAGCGGGTCTTAAAAGAATAA
- a CDS encoding NADH-quinone oxidoreductase subunit A, with translation MSSAAYFPILVQICLAIALTAGVILTSQLLGQRARRNAIKDSPYECGVKSDGNPHTRFSVKFYVTVMLFILFDIEVVFLIPWAFIYRDFLANNIEIVAPILVFIGVIVLGLFYEVKKGALKWEK, from the coding sequence ATGTCCTCGGCGGCCTACTTTCCCATCCTCGTTCAAATCTGCCTCGCAATCGCGCTCACCGCGGGCGTGATTCTCACCTCGCAACTGCTGGGTCAGCGCGCGCGCAGAAACGCCATCAAGGACTCGCCCTACGAGTGCGGCGTCAAGTCGGACGGCAACCCGCACACGCGTTTTTCGGTGAAGTTTTATGTCACCGTGATGCTGTTCATTCTTTTCGACATCGAGGTCGTTTTTCTAATCCCCTGGGCTTTCATCTATCGCGACTTCCTCGCCAACAACATTGAAATTGTCGCGCCGATCCTGGTTTTCATCGGCGTGATCGTGCTCGGCCTTTTCTACGAGGTGAAAAAAGGCGCGCTTAAATGGGAAAAGTAA